Genomic segment of Dromiciops gliroides isolate mDroGli1 chromosome 3, mDroGli1.pri, whole genome shotgun sequence:
tgCATGACCCAGAAGTCCACAGTGTGATCCATATCTACAATGGTTCATGTCTCTTTTCTGAAAGACTACTTAAGTTTTCCAACATTTAGTAGTGCTTAGCAAGTACTGCGAATGTAGCAGAGCTATTGGATTAATTGAACACAAGGCTACTCTGCTGAACTTTTGTATAATACACAAATAATCTCTTTTCAGTTTCTCGAGATCTTTATTTCCAAGGAGTCTGGTGCAATTGCAGACTTGGGCCTTCAATGCCTCCGTCCTAGAATATAGGAAGAGGCTGTGGGAAAGAGACATGTGAATGTACTTTTGATGAGGACACACATTTGGAGTCGGAAGGGACCATGGAAGCTACTgaacccaacctcctcatttcagagatgagtaAAGTGAAACACAGAGAGGGTTTTCCTTGCCCAGAATTAGAGAGATAGGGAGCATCAAACTccttgaattcaagttttccttgaTTGTAAACCCAGTGTCTATCCATGACAAGAAATGGCTTCCTCTACTCTTCTGAATATCAATATGAATGAAAAGAATGTCCATATTTTAGCCAACTCGCTTTACTATGACACTAATGATTCAAGGAATAATCATGAAACTAGCCAATGTTTTCTTAGtgatttaatgtttgcaaaacattttacaaacattgTTCAATTTCACCCTCACcttaaccctaggaggtagatgcccTTATTATCCCCagtctacagatggggaaattcagattaggttacatgacttgcccagggacatagaGCTAAGAAGTACCAGACACTGAATTGGCATTCAGGTCTTGTGGTTCCAAACACAGCACttcacccactgtgccacccagctgattAAAGAAAGCATTGTAGGAATTAATATATGACAGTAaccaaacaaaacatttataCAAGGACTTTTGTGCCagcaaacaaaaggaaacaaagtgaATACCAACTAACTGGGGAACAGCAGAAGGAATGATAGTCTATCAGTGCCATGAAATATTGAGAAGTGATGACAAATAttaggatttcagaaaaaatcatGGCACTTATAGAGTTTCATGCACAGGATGGAATTTGGGATGTTTAATGAGGTCTcttctgttgggggggggggtgtctaatGAAGGCTGTGCTGCAGCAGGAGGCCTTCCCTTGGTAATTAGATCCCTCAGTTTTATTTCCAGTGTGATTGCTCCAAAGTAGAGTAATGTATGCACTCTAGGGGAAGAACTTCGCACAATCGTGACATTCCTCCACCAATATTCCAGTATGAATAAGGTTGTTTACTGATCACCCTCTTTCAGAGGGAAGCATGACCCTTGTGATCACTTCTGTAAgacttctcagggcagctaggtggcacaatagatcaaagcactggccctggattcaggaggagctgagttcaaatctggcctcaggcacttgacacttactagctgtgtgatcttaggcaaatcacttaacccccattgccccacaaaaacgaacacaagaaaaacaaaaaaacaaaaaacccccaaaaaccaactGATTCAGAAACACCTTAAGTataacttatttgacatgcactcttGTCCCCTTAAGTTCTTTTTGATTCCTGCCCTTGCCACTTAAAGCTCTCCTTAAAGTCCAGGCTCATGGCTTCAATCTCATGGCAAAGCCCATGATTTTCTTACACTATATAATAGGAATTCTCAGATGGGAAGTAAGAGATGATTATTGCCTGAAGGTTTGACCACATTAATTATGTTCCTAAGATTTCTTTGCAGTGTGGATTCCCCGATGTGCACAGCAAGACTGGAGCTGCATCTGAACTTCTTTCCACACCGATCACATTCACAAGGTTATTTTTCAGTGTGTAGGTTCTCTGATGTGCAACAAGACTGGAACTCTCTGTGAAAGTCATTCCACAGATTCCATTCcgatggtttctctccagtgtggattctcttatGCTTAGAAAGACTAGAACTctctctgaaagtctttccacagtgATTACAtccaaaaggtttctctccagtgtggattctcttatGCTTATCAAGACTGGaactctgtgtgaaagcctttccacaatgatcacattcataaggtttctctctagcatggattctctgatgtgcagcaagattaGAGCTCAGTGTGAAAGCCCTTCCACACTgatcacattcataaggtttctctccagtgtgggtTCTCTTATGCTTAGTAAGACTAGAACtctctgtgaaagtctttccacagtcattacattcaaaaggtttctctccagtgtggattctcttatGCTTAGCAAGAGTGGACCTCTCTGTGAAAGCCTTCCCACAgtcattacattcaaaaggtttctctccagtgtggattctctgatgtgcaacaaGAGTGGACCTCATTGTGAAAGCCTtaccacactgattacattcataaggtttctctccaatgTGAACTTTCTGATGCTTAGAAAGACCGGAAATCTGTgcaaaagcctttccacactgattacacgcataaggtttctctccagtgtggattctcttatGTTTTTCAAGACCCCAACTCCCTAGGAAAATCTTTCCACAataattacattcataaggtttgtttccagtgtggattctctcatGCTTAGCAAGACTGGACCTCGTTGAGAAAGCTTTTCCACACGgaatacattcataaggtttctctccagtgtggagtCTCTGATGGTTAGCAAGACTACAGCTcagtgtgaaagcctttccacactgattacatccatatggcttctctccagtgtggattctctgatgtacaacAAGATGCCATTCTCGtgtaaaagtctttccacactcattacattcataaaactTTTGTCCAGTGTGAATGTTCTGATGACTAATAAGAGCTGAGTTTGAAGCAAAGACCTTTCCACAATGATGACATGCATATCTTTTCATTCCATGGTCAAATCCAGCATGGCAAGGAAGAGATGAGTGAAGGGAGGAGGTTGCTTTACATTCATTGTATTCAACAGCCTCCTTTCTACTGTGAATTTTCTGAAGAGTAATGAGCTTAGAGTTCCAACTGAAGGCCTTCCCATGTTTGTCAGCTACATAAAGCATTTCTCCAGTATCACTTCTCTGATGTCTAATGAGATCAGAATTTAAATTCAAGGCCATTTCCAGATGATTGCCTTGATCCATTTGCATTTGTAGAGACTTCTCATGAGCCTTAAAAGGCTTTAGTTGTTTAGGAAACCATTTATTATCTTCACTGTCCTGAACATATTCATTCCGTGAAGTCCTTCTCTTCCTGTTATTTAAGACTGAAGACTGTGTGAAGGCCTCTCCAATTTCACCAAACTTACAGATACTCTTAGTATTTTTATCCACTTTGGTATTAGAGCCACAGATTTCTCTCAAATTGAAGTCACAGGCACCATTTTTACTCTGAAATCTCTGATAGAAACATTCTTCCACAACAATGTCCACCTTTGTAGTCATCTCCTTCACTTCAAACCTGGTCTCTGcacctgaagaaaacaattatggattttaaaaaatatttttatttttaatttttttaatatttttttccagttacatgtaaaaaatcgttctcaacatttgtttatacaagctttccaatttcagatttttctcccgccttccccttccttcccccccctcccctagacagcaggtaatctgatataggttatatatatatatacataataacattaaacatatttctgtattagtcacgttataagagaagcatcagagcaatgaggaaaaacctcaaaatagaaaaacaacagcaccaaaaacaaaagaaatcaaatcgtatggttcaatcagcatctcgattccacaattctttttttttttttttctggatttggagatcctcctccatcatgggtcccctggaactcttctgtaccattgtattggtgagaagaatctagtccatcacagtagatcaacacacaatgttgatgatgctgtgtacaatgttcccatatgaaaaaatgctctaaatcaccattgattagagaaatgcagattaaaacaactctgaggtaccacctgacacctatcagattggctaaaatgacaaaaaaggaaaataataaatgttggagaagctgtaggaaaattggaacactaatgcattgttggtggagctgtgaactgatccaaccattctggagagcgatccagaattatgctcaaagggctacaaaactatgcatacccttttacccagcaataccactcttgggtctttttcccaaagagatcataaaaaagggaaaaggacccacatgtacaaaaatatttatagttgttctttttgcagtgacaaggaattggaaattgaggggttgcccatcaattggggaatggttgaacaagttgtggtatatgaatgtaatggaattctattgtgctataagaaaccatgagcaggaagagttcagagaaacctggaaggacttgcatgaactgatgagtgagataagaagaaccagaagaacattgtacacagtatcaacaattaTGTATTAATAGAAAGACAGATAACACCTAAATATGTTCTTTTCTCTAATGGCACAATGGAAACTCATTCATATTCTATTTCCTCAGTCAAAATGGAGaattttcaatttaaaataagCAAAGTCAATCTTTGGAAACACCTGCAAGatggcttattttattttgtaaatagtattttcttttttccaattacatgtaaaggtactTTTCAAAATGTATTTCCCATACAATTTTGagcttccaattttttctccaaccctctttttccttccccctccagaaGATGGCAATCAATCTGATAGAACTTATACATGTGGAACCAT
This window contains:
- the LOC122747019 gene encoding zinc finger protein 883-like isoform X3 gives rise to the protein MGLLMTQELVTFKDVAVDFTQEEWCLLDHSQRELYKEVMLENVQTLLSVGFPVSREDLPPPFQEGETPGMVEEKGARSSCPGAETRFEVKEMTTKVDIVVEECFYQRFQSKNGACDFNLREICGSNTKVDKNTKSICKFGEIGEAFTQSSVLNNRKRRTSRNEYVQDSEDNKWFPKQLKPFKAHEKSLQMQMDQGNHLEMALNLNSDLIRHQRSDTGEMLYVADKHGKAFSWNSKLITLQKIHSRKEAVEYNECKATSSLHSSLPCHAGFDHGMKRYACHHCGKVFASNSALISHQNIHTGQKFYECNECGKTFTREWHLVVHQRIHTGEKPYGCNQCGKAFTLSCSLANHQRLHTGEKPYECIPCGKAFSTRSSLAKHERIHTGNKPYECNYCGKIFLGSWGLEKHKRIHTGEKPYACNQCGKAFAQISGLSKHQKVHIGEKPYECNQCGKAFTMRSTLVAHQRIHTGEKPFECNDCGKAFTERSTLAKHKRIHTGEKPFECNDCGKTFTESSSLTKHKRTHTGEKPYECDQCGRAFTLSSNLAAHQRIHAREKPYECDHCGKAFTQSSSLDKHKRIHTGEKPFGCNHCGKTFRESSSLSKHKRIHTGEKPSEWNLWNDFHREFQSCCTSENLHTEK
- the LOC122747019 gene encoding zinc finger protein 883-like isoform X2 yields the protein MAPGTQTPSSQELVTFKDVAVDFTQEEWCLLDHSQRELYKEVMLENVQTLLSVGFPVSREDLPPPFQEGETPGMVEEKGARSSCPGAETRFEVKEMTTKVDIVVEECFYQRFQSKNGACDFNLREICGSNTKVDKNTKSICKFGEIGEAFTQSSVLNNRKRRTSRNEYVQDSEDNKWFPKQLKPFKAHEKSLQMQMDQGNHLEMALNLNSDLIRHQRSDTGEMLYVADKHGKAFSWNSKLITLQKIHSRKEAVEYNECKATSSLHSSLPCHAGFDHGMKRYACHHCGKVFASNSALISHQNIHTGQKFYECNECGKTFTREWHLVVHQRIHTGEKPYGCNQCGKAFTLSCSLANHQRLHTGEKPYECIPCGKAFSTRSSLAKHERIHTGNKPYECNYCGKIFLGSWGLEKHKRIHTGEKPYACNQCGKAFAQISGLSKHQKVHIGEKPYECNQCGKAFTMRSTLVAHQRIHTGEKPFECNDCGKAFTERSTLAKHKRIHTGEKPFECNDCGKTFTESSSLTKHKRTHTGEKPYECDQCGRAFTLSSNLAAHQRIHAREKPYECDHCGKAFTQSSSLDKHKRIHTGEKPFGCNHCGKTFRESSSLSKHKRIHTGEKPSEWNLWNDFHREFQSCCTSENLHTEK
- the LOC122747019 gene encoding zinc finger protein 883-like isoform X1, producing MVPCRCPQPLRTTPHLASQAWSRFNHLCQSLSLTQFNQSSGQFADTQSVFQGESLEPERMAPGTQTPSSQELVTFKDVAVDFTQEEWCLLDHSQRELYKEVMLENVQTLLSVGFPVSREDLPPPFQEGETPGMVEEKGARSSCPGAETRFEVKEMTTKVDIVVEECFYQRFQSKNGACDFNLREICGSNTKVDKNTKSICKFGEIGEAFTQSSVLNNRKRRTSRNEYVQDSEDNKWFPKQLKPFKAHEKSLQMQMDQGNHLEMALNLNSDLIRHQRSDTGEMLYVADKHGKAFSWNSKLITLQKIHSRKEAVEYNECKATSSLHSSLPCHAGFDHGMKRYACHHCGKVFASNSALISHQNIHTGQKFYECNECGKTFTREWHLVVHQRIHTGEKPYGCNQCGKAFTLSCSLANHQRLHTGEKPYECIPCGKAFSTRSSLAKHERIHTGNKPYECNYCGKIFLGSWGLEKHKRIHTGEKPYACNQCGKAFAQISGLSKHQKVHIGEKPYECNQCGKAFTMRSTLVAHQRIHTGEKPFECNDCGKAFTERSTLAKHKRIHTGEKPFECNDCGKTFTESSSLTKHKRTHTGEKPYECDQCGRAFTLSSNLAAHQRIHAREKPYECDHCGKAFTQSSSLDKHKRIHTGEKPFGCNHCGKTFRESSSLSKHKRIHTGEKPSEWNLWNDFHREFQSCCTSENLHTEK